A genomic region of Podarcis raffonei isolate rPodRaf1 chromosome 13, rPodRaf1.pri, whole genome shotgun sequence contains the following coding sequences:
- the LOC128400065 gene encoding olfactory receptor 10A4-like gives MEDIGENQTKPNEFILVGFSDLAGLQILLFFIFLATYMITLVGNLLIILLVKLNPSLQTPMYFFLVNLSFLEMCYTTSVVPQMLIHLLTEHKSISKAGCAAQMYVFTILGLTECCLLAAMAYDRYVAISHPLHYTVIMNHQVCTQLAAASWIIGISVEVAQTTWIFSLPFCGSKRIQHFFCDIPPLVKMACTDTTKNEIVVMTVSVLFIMSPFLLIILSYIRIISTILRLPSAEGRRKAFSTCSSHITVVTLFYGTALFAYLRPKSSYTPESDKMISLMYTVVTPALNPIIYTLRNKEVKGAFKKTVTRIFSAQDSTN, from the coding sequence ATGGAAGACATAGGAGAGAACCAGACCAAACCTAATGAATTCATCCTTGTAGGGTTTTCAGACTTAGCTGGACTGCAAATcttgctgtttttcatttttctggcAACATACATGATCACCTTAGTTGGGAACCTGCTCATAATTCTGCTTGTAAAACTCAACCCTTCTCTTCAGACGCCAATGTATTTCTTCCTGGTGAACCTATCATTCTTAGAAATGTGTTACACCACAAGTGTGGTGCCCCAGATGCTGATACATTTGTTAACAGAgcataaaagcatttctaaagctGGATGTGCAGCCCAGATGTATGTCTTCACCATCTTGGGGCTGACAGAATGCTGCCTTCTGGCAGCCATGGCATATGATCGCTATGTTGCCATATCTCATCCTTTGCATTACACAGTCATCATGAACCACCAAGTATGTACACAGCTGGCAGCCGCATCATGGATTATTGGCATTTCAGTGGAAGTTGCTCAAACAACATGGATCTTCAGCTTACCATTTTGTGGTTCTAAACGCATTCAGCACTTTTTCTGCGATATCCCACCACTGGTGAAAATGGCATGCACAGACACCACTAAAAATGAAATTGTTGTCATGACAGTGTCTGTCCTTTTCATTATGAGTCCATTCCTGCTGATCATCCTCTCCTATATCCGTATAATTTCAACCATTCTCAGACTTCCTTctgcagagggaaggaggaaagcaTTTTCCACTTGCTCCTCACACATCACAGTAGTGACATTATTCTATGGGACAGCCCTTTTTGCCTACTTAAGGCCCAAGTCCAGCTACACTCCGGAGAGTGACAAGATGATTTCTCTTATGTACACTGTTGTGACACCTGCTTTAAACCCCATAATATATACCCTaagaaataaagaagtaaaaggaGCATTTAAGAAGACAGTTACAAGAATCTTCTCTGCCCAAGACTCAACTAATTGA